A DNA window from uncultured Methanoregula sp. contains the following coding sequences:
- a CDS encoding TIGR04255 family protein: MTNIDPSSSEIFNYPTVKQVIFQIKYPNLFYIGDKIGEIQMRIIKEFPESSLFFTSPSFYMNIGPKGKFEEVKGEDEDQGRKVWQFISPKKYQMEITSDSLSITSDYHKSYNNPSSDTRFRDIIDFVLKPFFEITKIPVIKRVGLRYIDHCPIKSKDNKTFKKYYDSTFPLDKFDISDAELMHFRILTKKNGFSLNYMETLQPVEDEYKLIMDFDGFSVNINSEEILSVTDNLHDLISVEYHSRIKRPLLHYMKTKELK; the protein is encoded by the coding sequence ATGACTAATATTGATCCTTCTAGTTCAGAAATTTTTAATTATCCCACCGTTAAGCAAGTCATTTTTCAAATAAAATACCCCAATTTATTTTATATTGGAGATAAAATAGGCGAAATTCAAATGAGAATTATCAAAGAATTTCCAGAATCATCACTTTTCTTTACGAGTCCTTCGTTTTATATGAATATTGGTCCAAAAGGAAAATTTGAGGAAGTTAAAGGAGAAGATGAAGATCAAGGTAGAAAAGTTTGGCAATTCATCTCCCCAAAAAAATATCAAATGGAAATTACAAGTGATTCTCTCTCAATTACATCTGATTATCATAAATCATATAACAATCCTTCATCTGACACACGTTTTAGGGATATTATTGATTTTGTATTGAAACCTTTTTTCGAAATAACAAAAATTCCTGTCATAAAACGTGTAGGGCTTCGTTACATTGATCATTGTCCTATAAAGTCAAAAGATAATAAGACTTTCAAAAAATATTACGATAGCACTTTCCCCCTTGATAAATTTGATATTAGTGATGCAGAGCTTATGCATTTTAGAATTTTAACAAAAAAGAATGGGTTTTCTCTTAATTATATGGAAACGTTACAACCCGTTGAAGATGAATATAAATTAATTATGGATTTTGATGGATTTTCAGTAAATATTAATTCCGAAGAAATTTTGTCCGTGACCGATAATTTGCATGATCTAATATCCGTAGAATACCATAGTAGGATAAAGCGACCTTTGTTGCATTACATGAAAACAAAGGAGTTAAAGTAG
- the mcrB gene encoding coenzyme-B sulfoethylthiotransferase subunit beta — MAKYKETIDLYDDEGKLLKSNVTLDKISPLTNKGALQVIDLTKRTVAVNLAGIEDALKTGKVGGKSNQILGRSMNCSCVKDSDAISAKIKDMVQVEAGDNTKITKIGGGKMLLVECPSARIDAAATYDVASTVVAAATTYAVIDQYKVGMFDGSYVKAAVWGTYPQTMDMQGGNVVSILSIPQNNEGLGYALRNVPANHAVMMTHRNAVQGAALAATFEQAGQFEMGNAVGPFERAQLLLYAYQGLNANNIVCDLVKKNGKTGTIGTVVQSLVERAIEDKVIKAGKKGKSGFIFYEAKDPMLWNAYASAGTLAATMVNCGAGRFAQAVSATLLYFNDLLEHETGLPGSDFGRAMGVAVGFSFFSHSIYGGGGPGVFNGNHVVTRHAAGVGIPCIVAACALDAGTQMFGPEHTSKIYQDTFGQLDAFKKPMQAIAKGI; from the coding sequence ATGGCAAAATATAAAGAAACAATCGACCTCTACGACGATGAGGGTAAGCTCTTAAAGAGCAACGTTACTCTTGACAAGATCAGCCCCCTGACCAACAAGGGTGCACTTCAGGTCATCGACCTCACCAAGAGAACCGTAGCAGTCAACCTTGCAGGTATTGAGGACGCACTCAAGACCGGAAAGGTCGGCGGAAAGTCCAACCAGATTCTCGGCCGCAGCATGAACTGCAGCTGTGTCAAGGACTCCGACGCAATCTCAGCCAAGATCAAGGACATGGTCCAGGTCGAGGCAGGCGACAACACCAAGATCACCAAGATCGGTGGCGGCAAGATGCTCCTCGTGGAGTGCCCGTCTGCACGTATCGATGCAGCAGCAACCTACGATGTTGCATCCACCGTTGTCGCAGCAGCAACCACCTACGCGGTCATCGACCAGTACAAGGTTGGTATGTTCGACGGTTCCTACGTCAAGGCAGCAGTCTGGGGTACCTACCCGCAGACAATGGACATGCAGGGCGGCAACGTCGTCTCGATCCTGTCCATCCCCCAGAACAACGAAGGTCTCGGCTACGCACTCCGTAACGTTCCGGCAAACCACGCGGTCATGATGACCCACCGGAATGCAGTCCAGGGTGCAGCACTTGCAGCAACCTTCGAGCAGGCAGGACAGTTCGAGATGGGTAACGCAGTCGGCCCGTTCGAGCGCGCCCAGCTCCTTCTCTACGCATACCAGGGACTCAACGCAAACAACATCGTCTGCGACCTCGTCAAGAAGAACGGCAAGACCGGTACCATCGGTACCGTCGTGCAGAGCCTCGTCGAGCGTGCCATTGAGGACAAGGTCATCAAGGCAGGCAAGAAGGGCAAGAGCGGCTTCATCTTCTACGAAGCAAAAGACCCCATGCTCTGGAATGCCTACGCATCCGCAGGTACCCTTGCAGCAACCATGGTCAACTGCGGTGCCGGACGTTTCGCCCAGGCAGTCTCAGCAACCCTGCTCTACTTCAACGACCTGCTCGAGCACGAGACCGGCCTCCCAGGCTCCGACTTCGGTCGTGCAATGGGTGTCGCAGTCGGGTTCTCGTTCTTCAGCCACTCGATCTACGGTGGCGGCGGCCCCGGTGTCTTCAACGGTAACCACGTCGTGACCAGGCATGCAGCCGGTGTAGGTATCCCCTGTATCGTAGCAGCCTGTGCACTTGATGCAGGTACCCAGATGTTCGGCCCAGAACACACGTCGAAGATCTACCAGGACACCTTCGGTCAGCTTGACGCATTCAAGAAGCCGATGCAGGCAATTGCAAAGGGTATCTAA
- the mcrD gene encoding methyl-coenzyme M reductase operon protein D, whose translation MTEATFPQCRIDSERLMNPETTERLLNKIVSVAGVRRMVLNGPRLPATVPYGPAKGLANPHPMRKKIHVGDQELELQVHVGTVLLEIENREVVPALQAAVEPVFTDFSFRIKEGRFMKTEPSLVDYCKYGPNADKDMLGLVDPSSKSKPIILQGIK comes from the coding sequence ATGACAGAAGCCACGTTCCCCCAGTGCAGGATTGATTCAGAGCGTCTGATGAATCCCGAGACTACGGAGCGCCTGCTGAACAAAATAGTCAGCGTTGCAGGAGTACGGCGGATGGTCCTCAACGGGCCCCGCCTCCCCGCAACGGTTCCCTACGGGCCGGCAAAAGGACTTGCAAATCCTCATCCAATGAGGAAGAAGATCCATGTCGGCGACCAGGAACTGGAACTGCAGGTTCACGTAGGCACCGTCCTTCTCGAGATTGAGAACCGCGAGGTCGTCCCCGCACTGCAAGCCGCAGTCGAACCGGTATTCACGGATTTTTCCTTCCGTATCAAGGAAGGCAGGTTCATGAAGACCGAACCGTCTCTTGTGGATTATTGCAAGTACGGCCCGAATGCGGACAAAGATATGCTCGGACTTGTCGATCCAAGCAGTAAGTCCAAGCCGATAATTCTTCAGGGAATAAAATAA
- the mcrA gene encoding coenzyme-B sulfoethylthiotransferase subunit alpha, which produces MAKAAKIERTQKLFLKAMKEKFAEDPQATSTVFGREGLEQSPRKVEFMKAGKKVEMDRGIIGYDPKRCHLGGIPLGQRQLMTYEVSGTGVFVEGDDLHFVNNAAMQQMWDDIRRTIIVGLDLAHNTLQKRLGKEVTPETINEYLHVLNHAMPGGAVVQEHMVETHPSLVDDCYVKIFTGDDEVADDIEPQFLLNLDKLFPAKSAAALKAAVGKSMFQAVHIPTTVSRTCDGGTTSRWSAMQIGMSFIGAYHMCAGEAAVADLAFAAKHAGVIQMADILPARRARGPNEPGGIKFGHFGDMIQADRKYPNDPVKATLEVVGAGAMLFDQIWLGSYMSGGVGFTQYATAAYTDNILDDYCYYGLDYIKAKHGGIGKAKQTQEVVNDIATEVTLYGMEQYEQYPTTLESHFGGSQRASVLAAASGISCSLATANSNAGLNGWYMSMLAHKEGWSRLGFFGYDLQDQCGSANSMSIRPDEGCIGELRGPNYPNYAMNVGHQGEYAAIASAAHYGRQDAWVLSPLIKICFADPSLKFDFSEPRREFARGAIREFMPAGERSLIIPAR; this is translated from the coding sequence ATGGCAAAAGCAGCAAAAATCGAGAGAACCCAGAAGCTCTTCCTCAAGGCAATGAAGGAGAAGTTTGCAGAGGACCCCCAGGCAACCTCGACCGTCTTCGGACGCGAAGGTCTTGAGCAGTCCCCCCGCAAAGTCGAATTCATGAAGGCCGGCAAGAAAGTCGAGATGGACCGCGGTATCATCGGCTACGACCCCAAGCGCTGCCACCTCGGCGGTATCCCGCTCGGCCAGCGCCAGCTGATGACCTACGAGGTCAGCGGCACCGGTGTCTTTGTAGAAGGCGACGACCTCCACTTCGTCAACAACGCTGCAATGCAGCAGATGTGGGACGACATCCGCAGGACCATCATCGTAGGTCTTGACCTCGCCCACAACACCCTCCAGAAGCGGCTCGGCAAGGAAGTTACTCCTGAAACCATCAACGAGTACCTCCACGTGCTCAACCACGCAATGCCCGGCGGCGCAGTTGTTCAGGAACACATGGTCGAGACCCACCCGTCACTCGTTGACGACTGTTACGTCAAGATCTTTACCGGTGACGATGAAGTCGCAGACGACATCGAACCCCAGTTCCTCCTCAACCTCGACAAGCTCTTCCCGGCAAAGTCGGCAGCAGCCCTGAAGGCAGCAGTCGGCAAGTCGATGTTCCAGGCAGTCCACATCCCGACAACCGTCAGCAGGACCTGCGACGGTGGAACCACCTCCCGGTGGTCTGCAATGCAGATCGGTATGTCCTTCATCGGTGCCTACCACATGTGCGCAGGCGAAGCAGCAGTCGCTGACCTCGCATTCGCAGCAAAGCACGCCGGTGTTATCCAGATGGCAGACATCCTGCCCGCACGCCGTGCACGTGGCCCGAACGAGCCAGGTGGCATCAAGTTCGGTCACTTCGGTGACATGATCCAGGCCGACCGCAAGTACCCCAACGACCCCGTCAAGGCAACCCTTGAAGTCGTCGGTGCAGGTGCAATGCTCTTCGACCAGATCTGGCTCGGATCTTACATGTCCGGTGGTGTCGGATTCACCCAGTATGCAACCGCTGCATACACCGACAACATCCTCGATGACTACTGCTACTATGGTCTTGACTACATCAAGGCAAAGCACGGTGGCATCGGCAAGGCAAAGCAGACCCAGGAAGTCGTCAACGATATCGCAACCGAGGTTACCCTCTACGGTATGGAACAGTACGAACAGTACCCCACCACCCTCGAGAGCCACTTCGGCGGTTCCCAGCGTGCATCCGTCCTTGCAGCAGCATCAGGTATCTCCTGTTCACTTGCAACTGCAAACTCGAACGCTGGCCTGAACGGCTGGTACATGTCCATGCTCGCCCACAAGGAAGGCTGGTCACGTCTCGGCTTCTTCGGCTACGACCTGCAGGACCAGTGCGGTTCCGCGAACTCAATGTCGATCAGACCCGACGAAGGTTGTATCGGCGAACTCCGTGGACCCAACTACCCGAACTATGCAATGAACGTCGGGCACCAGGGAGAATACGCAGCCATTGCATCCGCCGCCCACTATGGACGCCAGGACGCATGGGTTCTGTCCCCGCTGATCAAGATCTGTTTCGCAGACCCCTCGCTCAAGTTCGACTTCTCCGAACCCAGGCGCGAGTTTGCACGCGGTGCGATCCGCGAGTTCATGCCCGCCGGCGAGCGCTCGCTCATCATCCCCGCAAGGTAA
- a CDS encoding cytochrome c biogenesis protein CcdA, with amino-acid sequence MAAFDPTILGIFVFGLIAGICPCNSVLCLGLIGYLTSGKTQLSLANILRLTLSFCAGTVLVLLPLGLLAGFIGHYLLFLNSAIAWGIGGVLMILMGLQLLQVYKPPIKSIFNFFKVPMSYTVTGAFLLGLSFGAITVGRGAPMLLIVLTYIALYQTAVQGLFTMLVYAVGLAIPLIVISSLGGALGKTIKDKARISGEVFDKIIGVIIVIIGIYFLWLAFQ; translated from the coding sequence ATGGCCGCGTTCGACCCCACGATTCTCGGGATCTTTGTTTTCGGCCTTATTGCCGGCATCTGCCCGTGCAACAGCGTGCTCTGCCTGGGACTCATCGGCTACCTTACGAGCGGGAAGACGCAGCTCTCGCTTGCAAATATTCTCAGACTGACCCTCTCGTTCTGCGCCGGGACCGTCCTCGTGCTCCTGCCGCTCGGCCTTCTTGCCGGGTTCATCGGCCACTACCTGCTCTTCCTCAACAGTGCGATCGCGTGGGGGATCGGCGGCGTGCTGATGATCCTCATGGGGCTCCAGCTCCTCCAGGTGTACAAGCCGCCGATCAAGAGCATTTTTAATTTTTTTAAGGTACCCATGTCCTACACGGTAACGGGGGCATTCCTGCTGGGGCTCTCGTTTGGCGCAATCACGGTGGGCCGGGGAGCCCCGATGCTGCTCATCGTCCTGACCTACATCGCCCTGTACCAGACGGCAGTCCAGGGATTGTTCACCATGCTTGTCTATGCTGTCGGGCTTGCCATTCCCCTGATCGTAATCAGCTCCCTTGGCGGCGCACTGGGAAAGACCATCAAGGACAAGGCCCGGATCAGCGGCGAGGTTTTCGACAAGATCATCGGGGTGATCATAGTTATCATCGGGATATACTTTCTCTGGCTCGCGTTCCAGTAA
- a CDS encoding ion transporter, whose amino-acid sequence MDEKTRANLDQQDLKDPGYEIFILLVSLLSVFNLAVSYIPGIDPDASNVIRIINFFLTVIFLADFLYRFITAGSKRYYFFRDWGWADLLASIPTLRILRLFRVFKAYRMLEKYGARNIFHQLKKHRAESVLYIVIFCVLLVIESGAFLVLMAERSAPNANIQTASDAMWWVYVTITTVGYGDRYPVTNAGRLVGVMVMTMGVGLFGTLAGFIANKLLAPDDVAGPGGKQGTEGAGLAAIQDSLELQVQQNKELQARLDRIEEHLKTRPPGGI is encoded by the coding sequence ATGGACGAGAAGACCCGGGCAAACCTCGATCAGCAGGACTTAAAAGATCCCGGCTACGAGATCTTCATCCTGCTCGTCTCGCTCCTCTCCGTCTTCAACCTCGCAGTCTCATATATCCCCGGCATTGATCCGGATGCCAGCAATGTCATCAGGATCATCAATTTCTTCTTAACTGTAATCTTCCTTGCCGATTTCCTGTACCGTTTCATTACTGCCGGATCGAAACGTTACTACTTCTTCCGCGACTGGGGCTGGGCCGATCTCCTGGCAAGCATTCCCACCCTGCGAATCCTGCGGCTCTTCCGTGTCTTCAAGGCCTACCGCATGCTCGAAAAGTACGGGGCCCGGAACATATTCCATCAGCTCAAGAAACACCGGGCCGAGAGTGTCCTCTACATCGTCATCTTCTGCGTGTTGCTTGTCATCGAAAGCGGGGCGTTTCTGGTCCTGATGGCCGAGCGCTCGGCACCGAACGCCAATATCCAGACCGCATCCGATGCCATGTGGTGGGTGTACGTCACCATCACCACGGTCGGGTATGGTGATCGCTACCCGGTCACCAACGCCGGCCGGCTTGTCGGGGTCATGGTCATGACCATGGGAGTCGGCCTCTTTGGCACCCTTGCCGGTTTCATTGCCAACAAGCTTCTTGCACCGGACGACGTGGCCGGGCCGGGCGGCAAACAGGGAACCGAAGGTGCCGGTCTTGCAGCGATCCAGGATTCCCTGGAACTGCAGGTACAGCAGAACAAAGAACTGCAGGCCCGGCTCGACCGGATCGAAGAACATCTGAAGACCCGGCCGCCCGGGGGCATCTGA
- the mcrG gene encoding coenzyme-B sulfoethylthiotransferase subunit gamma, with translation MAYKPQYCAGQSIVADNRRKAMDPAHKLSKLRDVTDKDIVLIMGHRAPGSAYKSAHPPLAEQQEPNCPVRKLVTPTDGAKAGDRVRYIQFADSMYNAPCQPYLRSYLEAYRFRGIDPGTLSGRQIIECRERDLEKYAKDLVNTELFDPALCGIRGATVHGHSLRLDENGMMFDMLQRCVLDKKAGVVKYVKNQIGEPLDSEVKVGKPMDNKWLKANTTIYHSLVGTAYRDDAEAIEYIQRIHSLRVKYGFMPKEA, from the coding sequence ATGGCATACAAACCCCAGTATTGTGCAGGCCAGAGCATTGTCGCTGACAACAGGCGCAAGGCAATGGACCCGGCACACAAGCTCTCGAAGCTTCGGGACGTAACCGACAAGGATATTGTCCTGATTATGGGACACCGTGCACCCGGCTCAGCCTACAAGAGTGCACACCCCCCGCTCGCTGAGCAGCAGGAGCCCAACTGTCCGGTCCGCAAGCTGGTCACCCCGACCGACGGCGCAAAGGCCGGCGACCGCGTCCGCTACATCCAGTTCGCTGACTCCATGTACAACGCACCCTGCCAGCCCTACCTCAGGTCCTACCTCGAGGCATACCGCTTCCGCGGCATTGACCCAGGTACCCTGTCCGGCCGTCAGATCATCGAGTGCCGTGAGAGAGACCTTGAGAAGTACGCAAAGGACCTCGTCAACACCGAGCTCTTCGACCCCGCACTCTGCGGTATCCGTGGTGCAACCGTGCACGGCCACTCCCTCCGTCTGGACGAGAACGGCATGATGTTCGATATGCTCCAGCGCTGTGTCCTCGACAAGAAGGCAGGCGTTGTCAAGTACGTCAAGAACCAGATCGGTGAGCCCCTCGACTCAGAAGTCAAGGTCGGCAAGCCCATGGACAACAAGTGGCTCAAGGCAAACACCACGATCTACCACTCACTCGTGGGAACTGCCTACCGCGACGATGCAGAAGCAATTGAATACATCCAGCGCATCCACTCGCTCCGTGTGAAATACGGCTTCATGCCCAAGGAGGCATAA
- a CDS encoding TIGR04083 family peptide-modifying radical SAM enzyme — protein sequence MKNPFHIMIIPTLGCPGRCKYCWSSEEGSPIMTIDTVRDIVEWLREFRKDRVTFTFHGGEPLLAGADFYRQALPLLSGELADLTPEFAMQTNLWRMTPEIAEVLAEYQVPIGSSIDGPEEITDSQRGDGYYERTMKGYEIAKAAGLSVRFICTFTNKSVKHKEEIFAFFKEKGFVLKLHPALPSLRSENPKEWALEPAEYGELLVFLLDKALDNIGTVEVMNINDLCRCVFTRRGSVCTFVDCMGSTFAVGPDGSIYPCYRFVGMPEWVMGHVRDKPTMEQLMGSEPGRRMTAFAEYVNTACKDCSHIRYCRGGCPYNAIAPSGGSLDGVDPHCTAYKRIFDELNERLNREMFEAPMPGMGGFGMPPPKKPAKPGVMLLMRSIVAK from the coding sequence ATGAAGAACCCCTTCCACATCATGATCATCCCGACGCTGGGATGCCCCGGCCGGTGCAAGTACTGCTGGAGCTCGGAAGAGGGATCGCCGATCATGACCATCGATACCGTCAGGGATATCGTTGAGTGGCTCAGGGAGTTCCGGAAGGACCGGGTGACATTCACGTTCCACGGGGGCGAGCCGCTGCTTGCCGGGGCTGACTTTTACCGGCAGGCGCTCCCGCTGCTCTCGGGGGAACTCGCGGATCTCACGCCGGAGTTTGCCATGCAGACCAACCTCTGGCGGATGACGCCGGAGATTGCCGAAGTACTTGCAGAATACCAGGTCCCGATCGGCTCTTCCATCGATGGTCCCGAGGAGATTACCGATTCGCAGCGGGGGGACGGGTACTATGAGAGGACGATGAAAGGGTACGAGATCGCAAAGGCCGCCGGTCTCTCGGTCCGGTTCATCTGCACGTTCACCAACAAATCGGTGAAGCACAAAGAAGAGATCTTCGCGTTTTTCAAGGAGAAGGGCTTTGTCCTGAAACTCCACCCGGCCCTGCCGTCGCTCCGGTCCGAGAACCCGAAGGAGTGGGCGCTTGAGCCGGCGGAGTACGGGGAGCTCCTCGTCTTCCTGCTCGACAAGGCGCTCGACAACATCGGCACTGTCGAAGTGATGAACATCAACGACCTCTGCCGGTGCGTCTTCACCCGCCGGGGATCGGTCTGCACGTTCGTGGACTGCATGGGCAGCACGTTTGCCGTGGGACCCGACGGGAGCATCTATCCCTGCTACCGTTTCGTGGGAATGCCCGAGTGGGTGATGGGGCACGTGCGGGACAAGCCGACGATGGAGCAGCTGATGGGATCTGAGCCCGGCCGGCGCATGACGGCGTTTGCAGAGTATGTGAATACGGCCTGCAAAGACTGTTCGCACATCCGGTACTGCCGGGGCGGCTGTCCCTACAATGCGATCGCACCCTCGGGGGGATCGCTCGACGGGGTTGATCCCCACTGCACGGCCTACAAGCGGATCTTCGACGAGCTGAACGAACGGCTGAACCGGGAGATGTTCGAAGCGCCGATGCCAGGGATGGGGGGGTTCGGGATGCCCCCACCGAAAAAACCGGCAAAACCCGGCGTGATGCTGCTGATGCGCTCGATTGTTGCGAAGTAA
- a CDS encoding cobalamin-dependent protein (Presence of a B(12) (cobalamin)-binding domain implies dependence on cobalamin itself, in one of its several forms, or in some unusual lineages, dependence on a cobalamin-like analog.) has product MDTKGSPVYQPVGLDRDGLAGKALDRYSTAHAVVWRDLSPNRKKEIRAEFMDLIANLQESLAAGSPAFLIDYSLRAEERQAARRFPEGFTESCLKTLAPVLAEELHPDHRDSAARFIRKTLAALKAGPGKSDLFRLAETPLSPAARAFLDALLAGNKNQAEEITDGELKAGRQVAGIYRTIFQPVLVETGRLWQANEAGVDREHYISAAILRLMGRLQDQVPAPTKAGRKNRTVVAACVGEELHEIGIRMVADFFRMDGWDVHYIGANTPAPYIAGAVRDENAGILALSVTLPSRLPELHYLIRSLRADPATAKTRIIVGGYPFLLVPGLWQRIGADAGAPGAEEAVAAARRLMKGTGPAHRAADQ; this is encoded by the coding sequence ATGGACACGAAAGGATCCCCAGTATACCAGCCGGTCGGTCTTGACCGGGACGGACTTGCCGGAAAAGCGCTGGACCGGTACAGCACAGCGCACGCCGTGGTCTGGCGCGATCTGAGCCCTAACCGGAAAAAAGAGATCCGGGCAGAATTCATGGACCTCATCGCAAACCTCCAGGAATCGCTTGCCGCCGGCAGCCCGGCCTTTCTCATCGATTACAGCCTCAGGGCAGAGGAACGCCAGGCTGCCCGCCGGTTCCCGGAAGGGTTCACAGAATCGTGCCTCAAAACGCTTGCCCCGGTCCTTGCCGAAGAACTGCACCCCGACCATCGCGATAGCGCTGCACGGTTCATCCGGAAAACGCTTGCAGCCCTGAAAGCCGGGCCAGGAAAATCAGATCTCTTTCGCCTTGCAGAAACGCCCCTGTCACCGGCCGCCCGGGCATTCCTCGATGCTCTTCTCGCAGGGAATAAAAACCAGGCAGAAGAGATCACCGATGGCGAACTGAAGGCGGGCCGGCAGGTTGCCGGGATCTACCGCACCATCTTCCAGCCGGTGCTCGTGGAGACGGGCAGGCTCTGGCAGGCGAACGAGGCGGGCGTTGACCGGGAACACTACATCTCGGCAGCCATCCTCCGGCTCATGGGACGGCTCCAGGACCAGGTCCCCGCTCCCACAAAGGCAGGCCGAAAGAACCGGACTGTGGTTGCTGCCTGCGTAGGGGAGGAACTCCACGAGATCGGGATCCGCATGGTTGCGGATTTTTTCAGGATGGACGGATGGGATGTCCACTATATCGGGGCAAACACGCCGGCCCCGTACATTGCCGGCGCAGTCAGGGACGAGAACGCCGGCATCCTTGCCCTCTCCGTTACCCTGCCTTCCCGCCTTCCCGAGCTTCACTACCTCATCCGATCGCTCCGGGCCGACCCGGCAACCGCGAAGACCAGGATCATCGTCGGGGGATACCCGTTCCTGCTCGTCCCCGGCCTCTGGCAGCGGATCGGGGCGGATGCCGGCGCACCGGGTGCAGAGGAAGCCGTTGCGGCAGCCCGGAGGCTCATGAAAGGTACCGGCCCGGCACATCGGGCAGCTGACCAATAA
- a CDS encoding VOC family protein — protein MANIAYFEIPADNVDRAKHFYKNLLGWKIEPSQGASMDREKLASIEYQDIITGEAREGTMNMGGMYKRQMNELIKSYVMVDDLDKVLANVTKLGGKIVMPKEDIKGVGQVAIIQDTEGNGIGLWKPGMP, from the coding sequence ATGGCAAACATTGCGTACTTCGAGATCCCGGCCGACAATGTTGACCGGGCAAAGCATTTCTACAAGAACCTCCTCGGGTGGAAGATCGAACCGTCCCAGGGCGCGTCCATGGACCGGGAGAAGCTGGCATCGATAGAGTACCAGGATATCATCACCGGCGAAGCCCGGGAAGGCACGATGAACATGGGCGGGATGTACAAGCGGCAGATGAACGAACTCATCAAAAGCTACGTGATGGTCGACGATCTTGACAAGGTTCTGGCGAACGTGACCAAGCTGGGCGGCAAAATCGTGATGCCAAAGGAAGATATCAAAGGCGTAGGGCAGGTGGCCATCATCCAGGATACCGAAGGAAACGGCATTGGTCTCTGGAAGCCGGGGATGCCCTAG
- the mcrC gene encoding methyl-coenzyme M reductase I operon protein C, whose protein sequence is MPIGRVTQVVDCREAMGMGKGGGIAQRGTISECRYPDVIVVGMSPGRRHVTKPVCDITSGLRQQGVEYSISTLVLNAGSGVPPDAPKIGGSVLGAYFGLTPKEIVQIEKHKVAILHHGNVRSHVVHKVRFILQACDVKAIVVSQSPVDYEDFAKEGVKTSVVMPPQDKIRTKGTVMSIVSGVTRGQTPTREKMAEVISSVMKLLKKKEL, encoded by the coding sequence ATGCCGATTGGACGAGTAACCCAGGTTGTTGACTGCCGCGAGGCGATGGGCATGGGTAAAGGAGGCGGGATTGCCCAGAGGGGCACCATCTCCGAGTGCCGGTACCCGGATGTCATAGTGGTCGGGATGTCTCCCGGACGCCGCCACGTGACAAAGCCGGTGTGCGATATCACCTCAGGTCTGAGACAACAGGGCGTGGAATACAGCATCAGTACGCTGGTGCTGAATGCCGGAAGTGGCGTACCGCCGGATGCACCGAAGATCGGTGGATCCGTCCTCGGCGCTTATTTTGGGCTTACTCCGAAGGAGATCGTGCAGATTGAGAAGCACAAGGTTGCCATCCTCCACCACGGGAACGTACGTTCCCATGTGGTGCACAAGGTCCGTTTTATCCTTCAGGCTTGTGATGTGAAGGCAATCGTGGTTTCCCAGTCCCCGGTGGATTACGAGGATTTCGCCAAAGAGGGAGTGAAGACATCGGTTGTGATGCCGCCGCAGGACAAGATCCGTACCAAAGGTACGGTCATGTCCATTGTGAGCGGTGTCACCCGGGGTCAGACCCCCACCCGCGAGAAGATGGCAGAAGTCATTTCGTCAGTAATGAAACTCTTGAAAAAGAAAGAATTATAG